The following proteins are co-located in the Microplitis demolitor isolate Queensland-Clemson2020A chromosome 5, iyMicDemo2.1a, whole genome shotgun sequence genome:
- the LOC103573808 gene encoding chromosomal protein D1: MSDDNSPVVEELKKKRGRPPKNADSKNAVKEPKKRGRSAATEKINASRPPKSDNEDDAPPGPVKRGRGRPKGSHKKKSTTKTTAPSPGRGRGKPKKIEEKPESTGEEEEMEEEDDEEEN; this comes from the exons atgTCGGACGATAATTCACCAGTAGTTGAGGAGCTGAAGAAAAAGCGAGGACGTCCTCCAAAGAATGCCGACTCAAAAAATGCCGTAAAGGAGCCCAAAAAGCGAGGACGCAGTGCTGCcacggaaaaaattaatgcatCTCGTCCACCAAAATCCGACAATGAAGATGATGCACCACCTGGACCAGTTAAAAGGGGTAGAGGTAGACCTAAAGGTTCTCACAAAAAAAAg aGTACAACAAAAACCACCGCGCCATCACCCGGTCGTGGACGTGGTAAACCCAAGAAAATAGAAGAAAAACCAGAAAGTACCGGTGAAGAAGAAGAGATGGAAGAAGAAGATGATGAAGAGGAAaactga
- the LOC103573807 gene encoding U1 small nuclear ribonucleoprotein A: MDIRPNNTIYINNLNEKIKKEELKKSLYAIFSQFGHILDIVALKTLKMRGQAFVIFKEIQSATNALRSMQGFPFYDKPMKIQYSKTESDIIAKMKGTYSERPKKPKRVTVPAEEEAKRAKKKAKDQAKQQVGYHSGVPAHPGMMNAAVPEQPPNQILFLTNLPDETSEMMLSMLFNQFPGFKEVRLVPNRHDIAFVEFENEVQSGAAKDALQGFKITPSHAMKISFAKK, translated from the exons ATGGATATTCGCCCGAATAAcacaatttatattaataatttaaatgaaaaaattaaaaaggaggagttaaaaaaatcattatacgCGATATTTTCACAATTTGGACATATATTAGATATTGTGgcgttaaaaactttaaaaatgcGCGGTCAAgcatttgttatatttaaagaaattcaaagtGCAACAAATGCATTAAGATCTATGCAAGGTTTTCCATTTTATGATAAGCCTatg aaaatacaatattcaaaaacagAAAGTGATATAATTGCCAAAATGAAGGGTACGTATTCAGAGAGACCAAAGAAACCGAAACGTGTGACAGTTCCTGCTGAGGAAGAAGCTAAGCGTGCTAAGAAAAAAGCTAAAGATCAAGCAAAACAACAAGTTGGTTATCATTCTGGTGTACCAGCTCATCCAGGAATGATGAACGCAGCAGTACCAGAACAACCACCTAATCAAATTCTTTTCTTAACTAATTTACCAGATGAAACATCAGAAATGATGTTATCTATGTTATTTAATCAGTTTCCTGGATTTAAAGAAGTACGACTTGTACCTAACAGGCATGATATTGcttttgttgaatttgaaaatgaagTACAATCAGGTGCGGCTAAAGATGCATTGCAAGGTTTCAAAATTACACCATCACACGCCATGAAAATATCGtttgctaaaaaataa
- the LOC103573806 gene encoding U3 small nucleolar ribonucleoprotein protein IMP3 translates to MVRKLKFHEAKLLKKVDFISWKADNNLHEVKILKRYRIQKREDYTKYNKMSREIRDLARKIKEIDPKHPFRIEQSALLLEKLYMMGLIATKWDLSLCEKLTASCFCRRRLPVVMVRNKMSQSVKMATQLIEQGHVRVGTEVVKDPAFLVTRNLEDFVTWVDTSAIKRHILEYNDIRDDFDI, encoded by the exons atggttagaaaattaaaatttcatgaagcaaaactgttgaaaaaagttgattttatttcttggAAAGCTGATAATAACTTACatgaagttaaaattttaaaacgataTCGTATACAAAAACGAGAAGATTATACCAA gtaCAACAAGATGTCACGCGAAATTCGTGATTTagctagaaaaataaaagaaatagatCCAAAACATCCTTTTAGAATTGAACAGAGTGCACTATTGTTGGAAAAATTATACATGATGGGTTTAATTGCAACGAAATGGGATTTAtcactttgtgaaaaattaacTGCATCATGTTTTTGTAGAAGAAGATTACCTGTAGTAATGGTAAGAAATAAGATGAGTCAAAGTGTTAAAATGGCAACACAACTTATCGAACAAGGTCATGTTAGAGTTGGAACGGAAGTTGTAAAAGATCCTGCTTTCTTAGTAACAAg aaatttggAAGATTTTGTCACATGGGTAGATACCTCAGCTATTAAAAGACATATTTTGGAGTACAATGACAtc agagatgattttgatatttaa